GCTGGGGATACTGGGACAGCTGGCCTGGGAGTGCTGGGGATACTGGGACAGCTGAGCCTGGGAGTGCTGGGGATACTGGGACAGCTGGCCTGGGAGTGCTGGGGATACTGGGACAGCTGAGCCTGGGAGTGCTGGGAGTGCTGGGGATACTGGGACAGCTGAGCCTGGGAGAGCTGGGAGTGCTGGGGATACTGGGACAGCTGAGCCTGGGAGTGCTGGGGATACTGGGACAGCTGGCCTGGGAGTGCTGGAAGTGCTGGGAGTGCTGGGAGGGCTGCAGTTCAGGTGGATTTGCACAGTCCCTGGAATAGATTGCATTGTATTgtcctgtattgtattgtattgtattgtattgcattgtattgtattgcattgtattgtatttgtgggGGATTGTAACTCTTCTCTCCCCTTCAGTCCTCATCAGGAGTCTCAGAAGATCTTCAAAGCAAATAACCAGATGGACACCGAGGTCCTGAAAGCAaaggtgagtctgtgtgtgtgtctcagtgtgtgtgtgtgtgtgtgtgtgtgtgtgtgtgtgtgtgtgtgtgtatgtgtgtcggtGTGCTCTGGGCTGCGGTTCTGAGTCGTGGTTTCTGGTTCTGTTTCAGCTGCTGGGTCTGGGCACGGCTCTGCTGGAGAATGTGGATCCAAACCCGGAGAACTTTGTGTGTGCCGGCGTGATTCAGACCAAATCGGCACAGGTGGGCTGCCTGCTGAGACTGGAGCCCAACGCACAGGCGCAGGTAACCTGAACATAATATACACCCTGTGAACCGACCCAGGATGCATACTGAGACCCGGGGACTGTGTACATACTGAGACTTGAGCCCAATATATTATAACATGTATCATgtacccctctctcccctctcctctcctctcctctctctcctctctccctctctctcctctcctctctctcctctctcccctctctctcctctcctctcctctctctctcctctcctctctcctctctctcctctctcccctgtcctctcctctcctctctcccctcctctcctctcctctcctctcctctcctctctcctctctcctctctcctctctcctctccccccctctctctcctctctctcctctctctcctctctctcctctctctcctctctctcctctctcctctctctctcctctctctcctctctctcctctctctcctctctctctctctctctctctctctctctcagatgtaTCGCTTGACTCTTCGCAGTAGTAAGGAAATCGTCTCGAAGCGACTCTGCGAGCTGCTGGCAGAACAGTTCTAGAGCAGCGGGGATCCTTCTAGAACGAGAAGGAGGGGTTCTAGAACGTCTACACAAGAAGGGACCAGTCTGGAGCGGCTGTAGAGGGCGCTGGTGGGGAGGGAGGTTCTGCAGCGGTTCTAGACAGTGCTGAAGGGATTGCTCTCGCGTCAGGATCTCTGACCTGCATGCCTGTCTGTTTAATCACTCACTCatattaatagtaataatgaTAAGAATGGAAACGATGAAACCGTCTGTCTGTATCAATCCTGCCGCTTGTCTGTGATTGTGTCAGTGTTGTAGCGTGTCCGCGTGCGTGTGTGACGCGTGTGTGACACGTATGTGAAGCGTGTGTGCCGTGACTCtccggaccccccccccccccgacgcACTGTTTTGACGTCGATCTTTCATTCCATCTGTCTGAGATATTACATCATGAAACCAGTCCAGCGCCCCGCATTCCAGTATAGAACAGGGGGCTCCCAGTACACCAGTCCAGCGCCCCGCATTCCAGTATAGAACAGGGGGCTCCCAGTACACCAGTCCAGCGCCCCGCATTCCAGTATAGAACAGGGGGCTCCCAGTACACCAGTCCAGCGCCCCGCATTCCAGTATAGAACAGGGGGCTCCCAGTACACCAGTCCAGCGCCCCGCATTCCAGTATAGAACAGGGGGCTCCCAGTACACCAGTCCAGCGCCCCGCATTCCAGTATAGAACAGGGGGCTCCCAGTACACCAGTCCAGCGCCCCGCATTCCAGTATAGAACAGGGGGCTCCCAGTACACCAGTCCAGCGCCCCGCATTCCAGTATAGAACAGGGGGCTCCCAGTACACCAGTCCAGCGCCCCGCATTCCAGTATAGAACAGGGGGCTCCCAGTACACCAGTCCAGCGCCCCGCATTCCAGTATAGAACAGGGGGCTCCCAGTACACCAGTCCAGCGCCCCGCTTTCCAGTATAGAACAGGGGGCTCCCAGTACAgtgtcctctcctctctctctctctctctctcagacactAATCACTAACAGGACGTTTCTGGAACCCTCAAACTGGCTCAGTTCtagtataaatataaatatctgtgtgtgtgtgtgtgtgtgtgtgtgcgttctgTTAAGAGTGTGTGAGATGGTAGAGTATTTTTAACTGTTATAACTATGCGGTTGTTTTATTtcgattgatatatatatatatatatgttgttgtgttgcatttgtttttttttaagttagggAGTGAAGTTCGGAAGGGATGGGGGGGTcgggggtcaggggtcaggggtcatTCTGAATCGGACTCCCGAGGAGCAGACAGCCGTTCCTCTCACGATGAAATCTCAAATCTGTATCGTCTCACCCACTGGAAAGGGAATCCTCGCACCCGTGTCAGTGTGCCTGGAACCCGCGGGCCTGGTTAGTGAGCACGGCTCTGTGCTATTGAACCCTGACCCAGccccccctgctggt
This Acipenser ruthenus unplaced genomic scaffold, fAciRut3.2 maternal haplotype, whole genome shotgun sequence DNA region includes the following protein-coding sequences:
- the LOC131727261 gene encoding AP-2 complex subunit alpha-1-like, with amino-acid sequence GYWDSWPGSAGDTGTAEPGSAGDTGTAGLGVLGILGQLSLGVLGVLGILGQLSLGELGVLGILGQLSLPHQESQKIFKANNQMDTEVLKAKLLGLGTALLENVDPNPENFVCAGVIQTKSAQVGCLLRLEPNAQAQMYRLTLRSSKEIVSKRLCELLAEQF